Below is a window of Desulfobulbaceae bacterium DNA.
CAGCCGCGAAAAGCTGGCCGAGACCTACCGTTCGGCCGCCGAGAAGCGGGTTAAAGGTGACTTTATCCTCAAAAAGATCGCTGAAGTCGAAGACATCAAACTCAGCAATGAGGACATCACTACCGGCTACAAACGGATCGCCGACCAGTACGGAATGAAGATTGACGAGGTCAAAGAGTACTTCAAAGGACGTAATAATTTGCTCCCCTTCATGAACGAATTGCTGAACGAGAAGATTCTGGCCTTCCTGAAAAATTCAGCCACAGTCAATTTTGTTGCCGCCGAGGCAAAGGACTCAGGAGTCGAATCATGAACCTGATACCGATGGTAGTCGAACAAAGCCCGCGTGGTGAGCGGGCCTACGACATCTATTCCAGACTACTGAAAGAACGGATTATCTTTCTCGGGA
It encodes the following:
- a CDS encoding ATP-dependent Clp protease proteolytic subunit, translated to MNLIPMVVEQSPRGERAYDIYSRLLKERIIFLG